One Gaiellales bacterium DNA window includes the following coding sequences:
- a CDS encoding AAA family ATPase: MSPGSCSPQPPGSAVLITGMSGTGKSTVLAELARRGHRVVDTSHGDWIEDVPLAGGEVEPMWRERRMAELLERHTSGALFIGGCVANQGRFYDRFAAVVLLSAPEDVLLERIATRDTNDFGKTAEERTRIVADLRAVEPLLRAGAGHEIDTLRPPAEVADILESIAGAVAG, translated from the coding sequence TTGAGCCCCGGCTCATGCTCGCCGCAGCCGCCGGGGAGCGCCGTGCTGATCACCGGCATGTCGGGCACCGGCAAGTCGACCGTGCTGGCCGAGCTCGCGCGGCGCGGCCACCGCGTGGTCGACACCAGTCATGGCGACTGGATCGAGGACGTCCCGCTGGCCGGCGGCGAGGTCGAGCCGATGTGGCGCGAGCGCCGCATGGCCGAGCTGCTCGAACGGCACACGTCCGGCGCGCTCTTCATCGGCGGCTGCGTGGCGAATCAAGGCCGGTTCTACGACCGGTTCGCCGCCGTCGTCCTGCTGAGCGCACCCGAGGACGTGCTGCTCGAGCGAATCGCGACCCGGGACACCAACGACTTCGGCAAGACCGCGGAGGAGCGGACGCGCATCGTTGCCGACCTGCGAGCGGTGGAGCCGCTGCTCCGCGCGGGAGCCGGGCACGAGATCGACACGCTCCGGCCGCCCGCCGAGGTGGCCGACATCCTGGAATCGATCGCCGGGGCGGTCGCCGGCTGA
- a CDS encoding cupin domain-containing protein, which produces MSAFEGIAGLPHVRIWDGITAHAVDGDRTTLAVIELEPGSAVPEHRHDNEQLGVLIRGSMQFRVGGESRNVGPGDTWRILSGVPHEVTAGPDGALAVECFTPARADWAALQRAEGSPPRMG; this is translated from the coding sequence ATGAGTGCGTTCGAGGGCATCGCCGGCCTGCCGCACGTCCGCATCTGGGACGGCATCACGGCGCACGCCGTCGATGGCGACCGAACGACGCTGGCGGTGATCGAGCTCGAACCCGGGAGCGCGGTTCCCGAGCACCGCCATGACAACGAGCAGCTGGGCGTCCTGATACGCGGATCGATGCAGTTTCGCGTTGGCGGCGAGTCCAGGAACGTGGGGCCGGGCGACACGTGGCGGATCCTGAGCGGTGTGCCGCACGAGGTCACGGCCGGGCCGGACGGTGCCCTGGCGGTCGAGTGCTTCACGCCGGCGCGCGCCGACTGGGCCGCGCTTCAGCGCGCCGAGGGCTCTCCGCCACGCATGGGCTGA
- a CDS encoding tetratricopeptide repeat protein has product MTDDSGEWTMANYTVTRLEDVAEITDGRCPWRPIRHELGITSFGVNAWTGRSTGDRIINEHDEAGEDEELYLVMQGRARFDLDGEHVDAPAGTLVFVRPGITRTAFAEEAGTTLLALGGRPGEAYEPTGFELWAPIAPLYEQGRYEEAADLVAPLVDEHPQYPALAYNAACVASLAGRTEQAIEFLRRSIAGSPRSREWAAEDSDLDAIRDRPEFAQLVG; this is encoded by the coding sequence GTGACCGACGACTCAGGAGAGTGGACGATGGCGAACTACACCGTGACCCGGCTCGAGGACGTCGCAGAGATCACCGACGGCCGGTGCCCCTGGCGGCCGATCCGGCACGAGCTTGGGATCACCTCGTTCGGAGTGAACGCCTGGACGGGCCGCAGCACCGGCGACCGGATCATCAACGAGCACGACGAGGCGGGGGAGGACGAGGAGCTCTACCTGGTCATGCAGGGCCGGGCCCGGTTCGACCTCGACGGCGAGCACGTCGACGCGCCGGCCGGTACGTTGGTCTTCGTTCGCCCGGGGATCACGCGCACCGCCTTCGCCGAGGAGGCGGGAACGACGCTGCTGGCGCTGGGCGGCCGGCCCGGCGAGGCGTACGAGCCGACGGGCTTCGAGCTGTGGGCGCCGATCGCGCCGCTCTACGAGCAGGGGCGGTACGAGGAGGCGGCCGACCTGGTGGCGCCGCTGGTCGACGAGCACCCCCAGTACCCCGCACTTGCATACAACGCCGCCTGCGTCGCGAGCCTGGCGGGGCGGACGGAGCAGGCGATCGAGTTCCTCCGCCGGTCGATCGCGGGCTCGCCGCGTTCGCGGGAATGGGCCGCAGAGGACAGCGACCTCGATGCGATCCGCGACCGGCCGGAGTTCGCCCAGCTGGTCGGGTGA
- a CDS encoding VOC family protein produces the protein MTTYLHTMVRITDPERSRAFYEALGFEAGHESPIVRNGELEATNYFFGLPGQPDVLELTFNHDGRTYETGTGYGHIAIGVEDLDATLEQLKAQGIEPERPPYTVSEGGSRLCFVRDPDDYRVELIERS, from the coding sequence ATGACGACCTACCTCCATACCATGGTGCGCATCACCGACCCCGAGCGCAGCCGCGCGTTCTACGAGGCGCTCGGGTTCGAAGCAGGCCACGAGTCGCCGATCGTCCGCAACGGCGAGCTCGAGGCCACGAACTACTTCTTCGGGCTGCCGGGCCAGCCGGACGTGCTCGAGCTGACCTTCAACCACGACGGCCGCACCTACGAGACCGGCACCGGCTACGGCCACATCGCGATCGGCGTCGAGGATCTCGACGCGACGCTCGAGCAGCTCAAGGCGCAGGGCATCGAGCCGGAGCGCCCGCCCTACACGGTGAGCGAAGGCGGGTCGCGCCTGTGCTTCGTGCGCGACCCAGACGACTACCGTGTCGAGCTGATCGAGCGGAGCTGA
- a CDS encoding M24 family metallopeptidase, which translates to MTDFLFYGDTERSAAMRHELPVAIGDAFLLGVVGGRRHIVVNSLERGRVEAATPDAVLHDIADLGFHDLLQSGKRFFDIDLELASRGAAAMGIREAVVDPEMPVAVADRLRADGLVLRPDDVPVAARRRVKTPAEIAGVRRAQAAAEAGMAAAAALLRSADLEGERLVAAGEPVTAEAVRAVLREECRRHGAPAPPDVIVSSVWQGTGHDPGSGPLPANLPIVIDVWPQDEESACWGDMTRTFVVGEVSPAVRGLASLVGDALERARKAVRPGVLGRELHAIVCDVFEAAGHRTQRTGPGDDPEAGFQFSLGHGVGLAVHEAPSLGLAGVDALVAGDVVAMEPGLWVRGIGEVRFEDLLLVTGDGAETLNRYPFDLAP; encoded by the coding sequence ATGACCGACTTCCTGTTCTATGGGGACACCGAACGGTCTGCGGCGATGCGGCACGAGCTCCCGGTTGCGATCGGCGATGCGTTCCTGCTCGGCGTCGTCGGCGGGCGCCGGCACATCGTCGTCAACAGCCTCGAGCGGGGACGCGTGGAGGCGGCGACGCCGGACGCCGTCCTTCACGACATCGCCGACCTCGGCTTCCACGACCTGCTGCAGAGCGGGAAGCGGTTCTTCGACATCGACCTCGAGCTTGCGTCGCGCGGTGCGGCGGCGATGGGGATCCGTGAGGCGGTGGTCGACCCCGAGATGCCGGTCGCCGTCGCCGACCGGTTGCGCGCCGACGGCCTCGTCCTGCGACCCGATGATGTCCCGGTCGCCGCCCGGCGACGCGTGAAGACGCCGGCGGAGATCGCGGGCGTCCGTCGGGCGCAGGCGGCGGCTGAGGCCGGCATGGCGGCGGCGGCCGCTCTGCTTCGGAGCGCCGACCTGGAGGGTGAGCGGCTGGTGGCCGCAGGGGAGCCGGTCACCGCCGAGGCGGTCCGAGCGGTGCTGCGAGAGGAATGCCGCCGCCACGGGGCGCCCGCGCCGCCGGACGTCATCGTCTCCTCGGTGTGGCAGGGAACGGGGCACGATCCGGGCTCCGGCCCACTGCCCGCCAACCTTCCGATCGTGATCGACGTATGGCCGCAGGACGAGGAGTCGGCCTGCTGGGGTGACATGACGCGGACGTTCGTCGTCGGCGAGGTCAGCCCCGCCGTCCGCGGGCTCGCCTCGCTCGTGGGCGACGCGCTGGAGCGTGCGCGAAAGGCGGTGCGACCGGGCGTGCTCGGCCGTGAGCTGCACGCAATCGTGTGCGACGTCTTCGAGGCGGCCGGGCACCGCACCCAGCGAACCGGTCCCGGAGACGATCCGGAGGCCGGGTTCCAGTTCTCGCTGGGCCATGGCGTCGGGCTGGCGGTGCACGAGGCGCCGTCGCTCGGGCTGGCGGGCGTGGACGCCCTCGTCGCCGGCGATGTGGTGGCGATGGAGCCCGGGCTCTGGGTGCGGGGGATCGGCGAGGTCCGCTTCGAGGACCTGCTCCTGGTCACCGGCGACGGAGCCGAGACGCTGAACCGCTACCCGTTCGACCTGGCGCCCTGA
- a CDS encoding DUF4188 domain-containing protein translates to MAEAPDRKTVDLSAYPDLVVIYLGMRVEEPRGIETLKALRPQIDATVDEQPDGLLLHERLMYGDDPPHTGMRQYWRDFESLQAWTKTLPHKQWWTDYLRDRGGWHETYFRRGGFESIFVDVEPGVGMAGFAPTRPATGPMLGARARADADRSAAAV, encoded by the coding sequence ATGGCTGAGGCACCCGACCGGAAGACCGTCGACCTGTCCGCATATCCGGATCTCGTCGTGATCTACCTGGGCATGCGAGTCGAGGAACCGCGAGGAATCGAGACGCTCAAGGCCCTGCGGCCGCAGATCGACGCCACGGTCGACGAGCAGCCGGACGGGCTACTCCTGCACGAACGGCTCATGTACGGCGATGACCCGCCGCACACCGGCATGCGCCAGTACTGGCGCGATTTCGAATCGCTGCAGGCCTGGACGAAGACGCTGCCGCACAAGCAGTGGTGGACCGACTACCTGCGGGATCGGGGCGGCTGGCATGAGACCTACTTCCGCCGCGGCGGGTTCGAATCGATCTTCGTCGACGTGGAGCCCGGCGTCGGTATGGCCGGATTCGCGCCCACTCGGCCCGCAACCGGGCCAATGTTGGGCGCTCGTGCGCGGGCCGACGCGGATCGCTCAGCAGCCGCTGTGTGA
- a CDS encoding DUF3303 family protein — MARFMVVERYSRGPAPVYERAAASGRMLPPGLEYVDSWVDERLDRCFQLMETDDPALFDAWIARWSDLAEFEVVPVLSSAEAAARVTTRP; from the coding sequence ATGGCCCGCTTCATGGTCGTCGAGCGCTACAGCAGGGGTCCCGCGCCGGTCTACGAGCGAGCCGCCGCGTCGGGCCGGATGCTGCCGCCCGGCCTCGAGTATGTGGACAGCTGGGTCGACGAGCGCCTCGACCGCTGCTTCCAGCTGATGGAGACCGACGACCCGGCGCTGTTCGACGCGTGGATCGCCCGCTGGAGCGACCTGGCGGAGTTCGAGGTGGTGCCGGTGCTCTCGTCGGCCGAGGCGGCGGCGCGTGTCACCACCCGGCCGTGA
- a CDS encoding NUDIX domain-containing protein, with translation MSEQAIPAGPGPALAEEHALIFATTVCAIVEHGGELLMVRQLNREGEERWNFPTGWMEPRDEDGHVQIPEHVVNRNLLMETGYAASGATLIGISLVREHDLDGKRIGTSMRLNYLSSQPRQTSYAINDSDILGAPEWFSPAEIEALIGDGQVKGELTVSAFRHWQEYRRAGALSADVVDVPN, from the coding sequence ATGAGTGAGCAGGCGATCCCAGCCGGCCCCGGCCCCGCCCTCGCGGAGGAGCATGCGCTGATCTTCGCGACCACCGTGTGCGCCATCGTCGAGCATGGCGGAGAGCTGTTGATGGTGCGTCAGCTGAACCGCGAGGGCGAGGAGCGCTGGAACTTCCCGACCGGATGGATGGAGCCCCGTGACGAGGACGGGCACGTCCAGATCCCCGAGCACGTGGTCAACCGGAACCTGCTCATGGAGACGGGCTACGCCGCGTCCGGTGCGACCCTGATCGGCATCTCGCTCGTCCGCGAGCACGACCTCGACGGCAAGCGGATCGGCACGTCGATGCGCCTGAACTACCTCTCGAGCCAGCCGCGGCAGACGAGCTACGCGATCAACGATTCGGACATCCTCGGCGCCCCGGAATGGTTCAGCCCGGCCGAGATCGAGGCGCTGATCGGCGACGGACAGGTGAAGGGCGAGCTGACGGTCTCCGCGTTCCGCCACTGGCAGGAGTACCGGCGCGCGGGCGCGCTCTCGGCGGACGTCGTCGACGTCCCCAACTAG
- a CDS encoding phosphotransferase — protein sequence MREWSAEQVVDEALARCLIERQFPDIASAPLRLLGEGWDSTVWRLGEDWVFRFPRREVVIPGLRREMEALEALASELPLLVPVAERRGAPDEAFPWPWAGSRFIAGREIGEAAPDDTHRVAHGAALARFLRALHDIDPSSVLVAGEPLPVDVVHRADMPFRVAKLRARLDALGALDLWTPPERLMPLLDEAVELPPPEAATLRICHGDLHLRHLLVAGDGTLSGVIDWIDVCRGDPAIDLPLYWGYLPPAGRAAFHEVYGPLDHASLLRSRVLAVFLWSTMVEYGRDVGPEWLMREALSGLDRAVADLR from the coding sequence ATGCGGGAGTGGAGCGCAGAACAGGTGGTGGACGAGGCGCTCGCGCGGTGCCTGATCGAGCGGCAGTTCCCGGACATCGCCTCCGCGCCGCTGCGGCTGCTGGGCGAGGGCTGGGACAGCACCGTCTGGCGGCTGGGCGAGGACTGGGTGTTCCGGTTTCCCCGTCGCGAGGTCGTGATCCCGGGCCTGCGGCGTGAGATGGAGGCGCTCGAGGCGCTGGCATCCGAGCTGCCGCTGCTCGTCCCGGTGGCCGAGCGCCGGGGAGCGCCCGACGAGGCGTTCCCGTGGCCATGGGCCGGGTCGCGGTTCATCGCCGGCAGGGAGATCGGCGAGGCGGCGCCGGACGACACCCACCGGGTCGCGCACGGCGCGGCGCTGGCACGGTTCCTGCGGGCGCTCCACGACATCGACCCGTCGAGCGTGCTGGTGGCGGGCGAACCGCTACCGGTCGACGTTGTGCACCGCGCGGACATGCCGTTCCGCGTTGCGAAGCTGCGCGCGCGGCTGGACGCGCTCGGGGCGCTCGACCTGTGGACGCCCCCGGAGCGTTTGATGCCGTTGCTCGACGAGGCCGTCGAGCTGCCGCCGCCGGAGGCCGCCACGCTCCGCATCTGCCACGGCGACCTGCACCTCCGGCATCTGCTGGTCGCCGGCGACGGCACGCTTTCGGGCGTGATCGACTGGATCGACGTCTGCCGCGGCGACCCCGCGATCGATCTGCCGCTGTACTGGGGATACCTGCCGCCGGCCGGGCGGGCGGCCTTTCACGAGGTCTACGGGCCGCTCGACCACGCGTCGCTGCTTCGCAGCCGTGTGCTGGCCGTCTTCCTGTGGTCGACGATGGTCGAGTACGGGCGCGACGTGGGCCCGGAGTGGCTGATGCGCGAAGCCCTCTCCGGCCTCGATCGAGCGGTCGCGGATCTCCGCTGA